The following proteins are encoded in a genomic region of Sesamum indicum cultivar Zhongzhi No. 13 linkage group LG8, S_indicum_v1.0, whole genome shotgun sequence:
- the LOC105167912 gene encoding uncharacterized protein LOC105167912: MKASTSWRWLAKKWRFLFDGGICGTKMKQMPFMGFICTVMLFIIYRTTNYQYQQTEVESKLLPFYKPKASVVATSGLNSLPRGIIEPRSDLELRPLWTTSSSKSKMRSRSSNYLLAMPVGIKQKQNVDTIVRKFLPENFTIILFHYDGNLDGWWDLEWSREAVHIVAHNQTKWWFAKRFLHPSVVSIYDYIFLWDEDLGVQNFHPGRYLEIVKSEGLEISQPALDPNSTGIHHRITIRKRTKIFHRRVYDARGSTKCSDDSEGPPCTGFVEGMAPVFSRSAWHCAWNLIQNDLVHGWGMDMKLGYCAQGDRTKKVGVVDSEYIVHQSIQTLGGQSARKVSNLEQTVKSHTVDVRSEIRRQSTIELKKFKERWERAVKEDKKWVDPFPSTRKRKLRRERKRLYSEV; the protein is encoded by the exons ATGAAAGCATCAACATCATGGAGGTGGCTGGCGAAGAAATGGCGTTTCTTATTTGACGGG GGAATATGCGGAACAAAGATGAAACAGATGCCGTTTATGGGATTTATCTGTACAGTAATGTTGTTCATTATCTATAGGACCACAAATTATCAGTATCAACAGACAGAG GTGGAGTCGAAATTGCTTCCTTTCTACAAACCAAAG GCTTCAGTTGTTGCTACGTCGGGTTTGAATAGTTTGCCTCGTGGTATCATCGAACCAAGGTCAGACCTGGAGTTAAGGCCTCTATGGACGACAAGCAGTTCTAAGTCCAAG ATGAGATCACGGAGCTCTAATTACTTGCTAGCAATGCCTGTTGGAATTAAACAAAAGCAGAATGTTGATACTATTGTCCGAAAG TTTCTTCCAGAgaattttactattattttgttcCACTATGACGGAAACTTGGATGGGTGGTGGGACCTGGAATGGAGTAGGGAAGCTGTACATATAGTTGCTCACAACCAAACGAAATG GTGGTTTGCAAAACGCTTTTTACATCCGTCTGTCGTGTCTATTTATGATTACATATTCCTGTGGGATGAAGATTTGGGTGTCCAGAATTTCCACCCTGGAAG GTATCTGGAAATTGTAAAATCAGAAGGACTTGAGATATCACAGCCAGCTTTGGACCCCAATTCTACTGGTATACATCACAGGATCACGATAAGAAAGAGAACGAAAATATTCCATAG AAGAGTTTATGATGCCAGAGGTAGTACAAAGTGTTCAGATGATAGTGAGGGGCCGCCATGCACTGG GTTTGTGGAAGGAATGGCTCCTGTATTTTCAAGATCAGCGTGGCATTGTGCCTGGAATTTGATACAG AATGATCTTGTTCATGGATGGGGAATGGACATGAAACTCGGCTATTGTGCACAG GGGGATCGCACAAAAAAGGTGGGAGTAGTTGATAGTGAATACATAGTTCATCAGAGTATACAAACTTTGGGTGGGCAATCAGCAAGAAAG GTCTCGAATCTTGAACAGACAGTCAAG AGTCACACTGTTGACGTGAGATCAGAG ATTAGGAGGCAATCAACAATAGAACTTAAGAAATTTAAGGAACGATGGGAACGAGCTGTAAAGGAGGACAAGAAGTGGGTCGATCCATTTCCTTCAACCCGGAAGCGAAAGCTTAGGCGGGAGCGTAAAAGGCTATACTCCGAGGTATAG